The Bacteroides fragilis NCTC 9343 genome includes the window GCAAGGGCGGCATGCAGAATCTGATGGTTATGCCCATCAGTAAGTGCCACTATACTGTACTGGCCGACCAAAATGCCATCCAGTTCAGCTATATCCTATTCTTCTCAATTGTAGGCGGATTAGTTATTCTTTGTTCGCTGATCAACTACCTGTCTTTGTTTGTCAGCCGTTTACGGATGCGAAGCAGAGAATTGGCATTACGCAAAGTATGCGGTTCATCAGACCTCCATCTGTTCACCCTGCTTGTTACAGAATATCTGCTGATCTTGTTGGCCGCAGGACTTATGGGAATGGCCCTGATAGAATTGGTATTGTCTCCGTTCAAAGAATTGTCGGGAGTAAAAGAAGGAGATATTTACTGGGAATCTTTTTTATACTTCGCCCTCGTCATCGGATGTTCTCTTGCCACATTCCTGCCTGTAACTTTCTACTTCAACAAACGAACGCTACAAAGTAACATACAGCAAAAAACCGTAAACAGATACGGGTATCTGGGACGTAAGATAAGCATTGTTTTTCAACTTTCTATCAGTATCTGCTTTATCTTCTGCATCAGTGTCATCATGAAGCAACTCTATTATCTCAGCACCACAGATATTGGTATAGAACGCAAAAATATAGCGACTCTAAGCATATATCCGCAAAACAATCTATTGCCTGCCGCTGATAAAATAGAGCAGTTTCCTTATGTCACTCAGGTTCTGAAAGGACACTTTTCGCTGCTACCCAAAACTGCATCCATGGCTATGCACTTCAAGGATTGGGACGGAAAACAACCCGGAGATGCAGAGATCGATATGGAAGTACTGATGGAAAGTGAAGAGTTAGCACAGTTCTACGGCATCCGCCTTTTAAAAGGAAAGATGCTGAAAGAAGGAGAGAGGGATGCCGGCACTATTGTAATCAATGAGGCAGCGGCCAAAGCACTCGGATGGAATGATCCGATTGGGAAAAAACTAATCAGACCCAACGGAACGGGGACAACCGTTATCGGTTTGGTAAAAGACTTCCATACGACATCGCCTACCACTCCCATAAAACCTATCGCATTTATAGCCAAAGGCTTTTCCGGATTCGACCTGGGCAAAGGTGATGTACTGATAAAGTATAGAGAAGGCGAATGGCCCAAACTTAAAAAAGACATTGAAAAGCTATGTCAGAAAGAATATCCGGAAAATAAAATCAGATTATCCAATATGGAGGAGACCTATGACAACTATCTCAAATCGGAGCAGACCCTTTTGAAACTCCTGAGTTGTGTAGCTGTTGTCTGTATTCTGATTGCTGTATTCGGAGTGTTCTCTTTAGTGACATTGGCATGCGAGCAACGGCGTAAAGAAATCGCTATCAGGAAAGTAAATGGTGCAACACTTGGCAACATCCTTTCGATATTTATAAAAGAGTACCTGATATTGTTACTCTGCGCCTCGTTCCTTGCTTTCCCGGTCAGCTACGTGATCATGAAAGCGTGGCTGGAGAATTATGTCGAACAAATCAGCATAGGCGTTTCGATGTATGTCACTATCTTTATGGGAATCGGTATCATCATAACCGCCTGTATCGGCTGGAGAGTATGGAAAGCCGCCCGTGAAAACCCGGCGGAAGTAGTAAAAACAGAATAAAAAAATCTAATAATATGATACAACATTATTTTAAAATTGCATGTAGAAACCTTTTAAAACATAAGGTACAGAATATCTTAAGCATTGTAGGCTTATCTATCGGTTTTACAGCTTTCTTGTTAGGTGGGTATTGGCATTACTGGGAATATCATTTTGATAGTTTCCACCCTCAAAGTTCAAGGACTTATGCCTTGACTACCACCGGTATATTTAAAACAGCCGACGGATCTGTCGGAGAATTAAACCAGATACATCAGATGGTGGAAAAAGATCTGGTTACTTTCCCTGAAATAGCTAAAGTTTGCCATGTCAGCGAAGTAAAATACGAATTTGAGAAGGATACAAAAAGTTGGATCGGAATGAAAATAGACTCCACTTTCTTTGATATCTTTCAATGTAAACTGATCGAAGGGAGCTATTATAAAGTTCCATTTAACGTAAATCATGTGATTCTGACTCAAAAAATGGCCAACTTCTACTTTGGTGACAGTAGTTGCGTAGGGAAAGAGTTGAAAATCAACGACAAATTATCATATACCATTGCGGGAGTAATGGAAAATTATCCCCAAAACAGTGATTTCAAATTTGAATACCTGATTCTGGCCACTCCATCCCCCAATCAAGTAAAAAGAAATACGACTTATGTATGGTTACACCCTTCGGCCGATGCTGCACATCTAAGTAAAAAGATAGCAGCCTACAGAGTCAAAGAACCCGATACCAAATGGAGTAAATATTCTGAATGGCACTTTCATTTGCGTCCGTTACCCGAAATTCATACCCGCTGCTCTCCTGAGCTGAAAGGCAGGCTTCAACATATCCGGATTTTGGCTACGGCGGGAATATTGGCATTTGCCAGTGCATTAATGAATCTGCTTGTTCTATTCATTGGCCAGCAACAACGAAAAGCGCGCTATAATGCCACTTTTTCCACTCTTGGTGCTTCCATCTACAGTTTGATAGGGAAAAACTTACTTGAATTGACCCTCCCCCTGTTCATAGCATTTTTGCTTTCAATGGCATTTATCGAATTCCTGTTTCCGTTTTATAAGGATTACACCAGTTTGGTAGCAGAGAGCAGTAGCTATTATAATGGAGTCATCCAGAGTATCACCCGGCAAGAAGTACTGAAAGCATCCTATTGGATTTATCCGTTATGCTGCCTGATATTTCTGGTTTTAAGTACGGTTCCCATCGTCGGTCTGCTGAAACGAAACAGTCGGGGAACTTCGCTGGCACTTAGAAACGGATTGATAATCGGACAAATCTTCATCGGCTCTTTATTCCTCCTGACTTCTTGCATGTTCTACAGTCAGTACCGATTCATGAGCCGTACAGACAAAGGACTGGTCACCGATCACATCTGGCAGATCGACCTCGGATTCGATGCAACCTACAATACTGATTGTACCCCTTTTATAGAAGCACTAAAACAAAACTCAGCCATCGATGACGTAACGGCCCTGACACAGCCTCTCCTTGTTTTAAGAGGAGAGTGGTATTGCAGTTTTATCACTCAATTTCCCATAGAGGGACGTAATAATGTAGATGAAGCAACAGAAGATAATTGCATCGTTGTGCAAAAGAATTTCCTTTCCTTTTTCGGAATGAAGATGAAAGAAGGAGAATGGATACAGGATCAGGGGACAAGAGATATAGTTATCAACGAAACCGGTGCCCGCGAACTCAACATTCCTTCACTGACAGGACGTCTTATACTCAGTGATGACGAAGATTCGGAGAATCATGCAGTACCCACCAGAATCAGCGGTATTTTACGTGATTTCTACTACTGTCCGATGCAGTACCCGCTGTCGAAGGTCTTCTTTATGTATCAAAACAATGCTGATGCAGCAAGGGGGTACAATGGATTCAGGTATTTCTATATAAAGGTACATCCGGATAATGAAAAACAAGCACTGCAATACGCCAGGAGAATCTATTCTCAATACAGCAAAAAAGAAATCTCCGAGGATATGCAGATCATTCAACTTTCCACCTTAATGGAACTGTTCAATCGTCCGGAAAAGACGATGTTCCGTATCTTCCTGTTATTGGCAGTACTCTGTATCCTGATTTCTTCTTTCGGCGTTTTCTTCCTGGTATCGCTCTCTACCGAACAGCGTAAAAAAGAAATAGCCATCCGAAAGGTAAACGGAGCACAATTTTCAGATATCCTATACTTATTTCTGAAAGAATATTTATGGCTGACACTGGTCAGTAACGCAATTGCTCTGCCTTTAGGATATTTATTTATCAAAAGGTGGTTGGAAACCTATGCGTACCATACTGATATTCACGGATGGCTGTTTGTATGTGTATTCCTCTTCACCTGCATCATCGTTATTCTCTCGGTCATGCGACAAGTGGTAGTAGCTGCCAAAATCAATCCGGCGGAGTCGGTGAAAAGTGAATAAATGATTGCAGTGCGTATTCGCACTGCAATCGTGCAATATCACACAGAAACAGAGATAACAGAGAGATCCTAACAATCAAAGATACAATCATTTAGCAGTTTGGCATATTTATTGAAACTATAAAAGAGAAGTTTAACGGTAAAACACACGGTATTTACACAACAATAATTAAAACGAAGAAATCAATATATCTATGATACTACATTATTTAAAGATTGTTTTCAGGCAGATGGCTAAACGCAAAGCACAAACTGCTATATCTATATTGGGAATCACTGCCGGTTTGCTCTGTTTCAGTGTATGCAACTATTATAATCGTATTTTCAGTACAGGTAACAAGGATTTGGCAACTTACGAAAATCAAGCAGAAATATGCATAAAAGAAAGATCTTACCAAGTAAATATTCCGATAGAGGATTTTGAAAAGAAAATAGGTAAAGACAAATTTGAAGCAGTTGCTTTTTATGTAAATTCTTCATCTACAATCACATTAGATGAAACGGTATATTGTAAAGTGGACAAAACAGAATGTAATGCTGATTATTTCAAAGTATTTCCTACAGAATGTATAGACGGCTCCTTAAAACAGTTTGGTATTTCGGGTAACGAAGCTGTAGTAACGACTGAGTTTGTCAAACAATTCTGTGGAGGCATCCCGCCGCTGGGAAAAACGATCCTTAACCAGAGAGGCAAAATACATACCATTATTGCCGTTATCAAGCCCTATCCGGCAGGGATGAATAATTATCACAGCAGCTACGATGTTTTTCTTCCACTACCTGAAAATGCTTCATTTGGGATACACAAACTACTGCTCAAACGCCCGGAAGATGCCGAACACATTTCACAATTACTGCCTAAATTGGGACTTTTTCCCAACCATCCGGAATGGATACCACAAATAGTGCTGGATAGCCAGACAGAACATAAGGCAGGCGCTGAATTATGGGTTGCTATTTTGGGGCTATTGGTCTTATTGGTAGGCATGATCAACTATTTCTCATTCAGTATAGGAGCATTTGCCAACCGTTACAAAGAGATCAGTCTACGTAATACGCTGGGTTCTACTTACTGGGGACTTTTCATATTGCTATTCCTTGAACAGGCTGTCATCATCCTGATCTGTGGAATAATTACCCTGGCCATTACTGAGAGCTTGCTACCTTGGTTTATAAGTACATTTTCTAATGAAATACAAAGAAACTTATACATAGATATACATCGATTGTGGGTTTATGAATGTCAATATATAGGAGGCTTGTTGCTTATCAGCTTACTGATCTCATTCATCTCTTCCTGGCACATTGCCCATAAGACAATAGCGCAAGGATTGAGGGGGGGGACAACTACCGGACAACGTCACATAATCCGTAACACGTTACTGAGCGTCCAGCTACTCTTCTCTTTTCTATTCATTGTAGGTACAGTC containing:
- a CDS encoding ABC transporter permease; protein product: MIRHYLKIACRNLLKYKTQSIISILGLAIGFTCFALAVLWIRYEMTYDTFHEGFDRIHLVYQKSALSDTGVTTTIPYPVSTSLEKQFPEVEDACGFLFYEQEVTVDDGAIRQLYEINADSCFMHMFGIQVLSGSLDFLESEERIALTEHAAKELFGTENPIGKEIKLYGAPKTVCAIVNGWNRHTNLPFSILTGGIRQWHNAWYHGGFHVFIKLHKEVNAEAFQKKLEQTKLETDSKGGMQNLMVMPISKCHYTVLADQNAIQFSYILFFSIVGGLVILCSLINYLSLFVSRLRMRSRELALRKVCGSSDLHLFTLLVTEYLLILLAAGLMGMALIELVLSPFKELSGVKEGDIYWESFLYFALVIGCSLATFLPVTFYFNKRTLQSNIQQKTVNRYGYLGRKISIVFQLSISICFIFCISVIMKQLYYLSTTDIGIERKNIATLSIYPQNNLLPAADKIEQFPYVTQVLKGHFSLLPKTASMAMHFKDWDGKQPGDAEIDMEVLMESEELAQFYGIRLLKGKMLKEGERDAGTIVINEAAAKALGWNDPIGKKLIRPNGTGTTVIGLVKDFHTTSPTTPIKPIAFIAKGFSGFDLGKGDVLIKYREGEWPKLKKDIEKLCQKEYPENKIRLSNMEETYDNYLKSEQTLLKLLSCVAVVCILIAVFGVFSLVTLACEQRRKEIAIRKVNGATLGNILSIFIKEYLILLLCASFLAFPVSYVIMKAWLENYVEQISIGVSMYVTIFMGIGIIITACIGWRVWKAARENPAEVVKTE
- a CDS encoding ABC transporter permease produces the protein MIQHYFKIACRNLLKHKVQNILSIVGLSIGFTAFLLGGYWHYWEYHFDSFHPQSSRTYALTTTGIFKTADGSVGELNQIHQMVEKDLVTFPEIAKVCHVSEVKYEFEKDTKSWIGMKIDSTFFDIFQCKLIEGSYYKVPFNVNHVILTQKMANFYFGDSSCVGKELKINDKLSYTIAGVMENYPQNSDFKFEYLILATPSPNQVKRNTTYVWLHPSADAAHLSKKIAAYRVKEPDTKWSKYSEWHFHLRPLPEIHTRCSPELKGRLQHIRILATAGILAFASALMNLLVLFIGQQQRKARYNATFSTLGASIYSLIGKNLLELTLPLFIAFLLSMAFIEFLFPFYKDYTSLVAESSSYYNGVIQSITRQEVLKASYWIYPLCCLIFLVLSTVPIVGLLKRNSRGTSLALRNGLIIGQIFIGSLFLLTSCMFYSQYRFMSRTDKGLVTDHIWQIDLGFDATYNTDCTPFIEALKQNSAIDDVTALTQPLLVLRGEWYCSFITQFPIEGRNNVDEATEDNCIVVQKNFLSFFGMKMKEGEWIQDQGTRDIVINETGARELNIPSLTGRLILSDDEDSENHAVPTRISGILRDFYYCPMQYPLSKVFFMYQNNADAARGYNGFRYFYIKVHPDNEKQALQYARRIYSQYSKKEISEDMQIIQLSTLMELFNRPEKTMFRIFLLLAVLCILISSFGVFFLVSLSTEQRKKEIAIRKVNGAQFSDILYLFLKEYLWLTLVSNAIALPLGYLFIKRWLETYAYHTDIHGWLFVCVFLFTCIIVILSVMRQVVVAAKINPAESVKSE
- a CDS encoding ABC transporter permease → MILHYLKIVFRQMAKRKAQTAISILGITAGLLCFSVCNYYNRIFSTGNKDLATYENQAEICIKERSYQVNIPIEDFEKKIGKDKFEAVAFYVNSSSTITLDETVYCKVDKTECNADYFKVFPTECIDGSLKQFGISGNEAVVTTEFVKQFCGGIPPLGKTILNQRGKIHTIIAVIKPYPAGMNNYHSSYDVFLPLPENASFGIHKLLLKRPEDAEHISQLLPKLGLFPNHPEWIPQIVLDSQTEHKAGAELWVAILGLLVLLVGMINYFSFSIGAFANRYKEISLRNTLGSTYWGLFILLFLEQAVIILICGIITLAITESLLPWFISTFSNEIQRNLYIDIHRLWVYECQYIGGLLLISLLISFISSWHIAHKTIAQGLRGGTTTGQRHIIRNTLLSVQLLFSFLFIVGTVGIRMQMKEYDLSANPNLSTEVKKEIMVVNIGRYDRIREHQPELINFLRSRRWNAETAYTNRDYSQEYGFTELCFVSDDFFNLMNIKCHHKPGEPFCYVNEQLYQTLQADSTSESFRFQNQVYPVKGLVHIGPDSPSAKQLALLPLSAMNDEIGKIYIRLVPDAPRKEVKAEMSKEMNQYLPQNEPFEFISLYEEQTGLGAISVMWLFVVCSSICLVITVLGVYGAISIDTIRKQKEVAIRKINGARLPDIYWLFAKNYLILFLIASVIGGLISLFVMVIGSQHRVILFDYADPWLWMGPLMLLIGIITATISWQIYYIARTNPAEVIKNE